caaaacgtttttatttttaagttatttttataattttaaaataattatttaatattaaaaaaatatcaaagacaCTTTTAAATCCGTTCACGGActcaaaagttttaattttttttctaaagttgtttaaatatttatgaaatttatatttatttttaaaataaataattatttttttataattttatacgttaaaaattatatttataaaaaaacctctatatttttttatttactcattttttccacatttctgttttctacttttttgaatttgaaagacatcattttcccatttttatttcatattgtATTACAACCTAAATAATATCCCAAAAAGTTGTCACGGATATAACAAAGCAAAGAGGAATGAAACCCAACAAAAAGTTGAAAATCTACTTCCATTGAACATCTTCAACTTCAAATTCCCATTGGAAACCAACAATCTACTGTTGAGTTTCTTCCCAGATACAATCAGAGaagctggctggctggctggcttgTGGTCTATAACTTTTCTGGATCTTACGAAACCTTTAAAATTATGGCAAGATCTGTACACTGTACAGTACAGTGATTAAAATTCAACAAATGAAGAATCTACAAGCATTCCCATGCTGCAGTTTCTGGCCGGAGAACTTGAACACTCACTCATTCGCCCAATGGGCCTAGTTATTCTTTACATTGCCTCCATCTAGTTGTACCAATCAAGGAAAAGGATTGAGAACGTAAGTACAAATAGAAAAAGCAAGAGGAAAGTCCTGCTACCGCTATTCCGTCGGATGGCCTGCGCCAGCTCGTTATTTCCAAGTTCCACATTCTTGGTGGCTTCAATCGCCTGTTGACATGAGCGGTGTTAGGAAGAATATATGAATCAAGGGTAAATTTAACAAGTGGAAATGAAAAGGGGTAACCCAGTTGGGAGGATCGTTTTTGGTACATAACGCTACGTTACTTTGCAAAGAGAttgttttcacaattttgaaccaTGACATTCTAGTCACAGTAAGAGCAGCCTTACTATTGTTACCAAGGCTTGCcctctaataaagtgacagtgTAGACTTGAAAATATAGTTGACATTGCATTTAACTCTCACCATTAATGACTCTGAGAAGAAAAATTCATGCTTTCACCTGCTTATTAGAATGTGCAGGCAATGTGCTGTCCTAAACATGTGTGTTTGCCTTCAGTTTAAGTCATGCAAATTCATAAACTTGGAATACGTTCATCCTGGATCAAGTGCTTGATACTCGTCTAAAAACAATTGACGATATTGAGTACAATGGTAATGCAATAGTGAAAGGAAGAACAAAAGGATTTGCtcaatatattttctataagaGCCCAGAAAACATTCAGTGTACACCGAGGCAGGTGATGtaggaaaataaaatagtgaTCGTCCCTGATTTCACTTGAACTTGTATGTTACTGATCAACCACTTCTTGCCGGGCATAATTTAGCTTATTACAATCATTGGCTAAAGAAAGTTGACAATAGTTGTTTCtcgttttcctttttcttttttgtttactGTAGACTTTTAACAATTCCCTTACTTGTTTTTGGTTGTTCAAGACACATGATAGAGGATCTAGGCTCCACCCCGTAGCTTTGGCAAAGGCAGCTAAGAAGTATATTGTTCAGATAGGCAATACTAGGTCGCTAACTGCAATAGTTGAGACAAGATGTGGTGGAGTGGAGTTGCAAAATAAATCAATCCTGGACATCCGTACTTGTtccagaaagagagagatgaaatgTATGCAGAAGCTAACACACACTAGCAGACTGACCTGCTCATACAAAAGCTCTATCTGTTGAGCTTGTTGCAGAACATGCGTTGACATGAGATGATTCAATGCAGACATTTCCACCATCTTGGTTTCAGTTTCTTGAGCAGCATCTAGAAGACTAGTCAACTCCACCTGTATAAAGGCAACAAGGAGTGGCTTTGGTTTATTAggatcccattaacaataatttatcaCTTGTTGAACCAGATGCATAAACTGGAAGAGAACTTTTCAGCCAACCAATGTGCTGTTAACTACCTGAAGGGCACGTGTTTCATCATCCAAAAATTGCTGCTGGACTCTAATTGGGTCAGTTTGAACCTCAGCAGGTTCCCTGAGCTCTTGGTTGTCAGTTTGCTTAAGCTCAATATTGTTAGAATCATGGTTGTTCACAGAATGAGATGCAGGAGTCCGTTTCAGTTTTCTCCTTGGCGTTGCTCGGTTGATGGTTTCTTGGAAGCGTATGGCTCTGAGCTGATCAAACTGAGATGTAACTGAATGAAGCTTTTCACTTAATATCAACACCTGAAAATTAGACTCAGGGAACAAAAGAATTATTCACAAATATCACCGTATAGTAAAATGAAATTCTGCAGATGTGTGAACAAGTCTAATTCACATGCATTTAGTTAGCAAGTTCGCAGATTAAAGTTTGCAGTCTTCACTTGTTCCAAGCTTGTGATATCTCATTATccttataattgtttttaaaaaaatccaattaattttGTATGCACTGTAGCTTAAATGTGGAAATAATGCCAGACCAAGCCCAGTATCCCATTCCTTTTTCTCCCCTACCACTGTCAGATCCTTATAGCAATGAACTTTTGACACTGCCCTTTGAGGATTATCATTGAGGACATAATGGGTAAGTTATCTCGACAGCATTTTGGCACAGTTCAGCAAACCAAACCTGACCAGGGCAAGTTACAGGCAAAGTGTGGTACAAAAATAATCAGGATAACTACTTCCTTGGACAACATAATCAAGGGCAAACATAAAAGGTTTGGTTCAAAAAGGCATTTTATGGTTTTCTCATCCTAATCCAAACaggatttcttaaagttgtGGTCTATCCAAACCAACAGTCTCcaaattagaaataataaatcatcaattaaataaatcaaagttaatCAAGCAACAGAACTGGGGGTTGATCTATAACAAATTTAGCTGGAATATACGCATTCTCTCTGTTAGGTTACGAAATTGATGTACTGTCTCACATTGAGTAAAATGGAAAATGCAGAGACTTGATGGCTTttcaaattccatttatgctgCTTTTAATaagggaaaagggaaaaacttcaaaattcctctctttcatttgtttgtttacatttcaaggacatttaaaaaaaaaaagttaggaacaatgaaaattccattttttaCACCCTTAATGAAGGCCAAAAGGAGGGCCAATGATGTGGGACTATAGGAAGATAAgagattaagaagaagaagccagATAAGAGAAgaagccaagaagaagaagcaagaagaaggaaaagcagagatagagagagagaattgcaGAAAGTAGGGTTGAAACAGAAgagattaagaagaagaagacgcagAGAGACTGAGGGAGAGAGACTCAAGAAAGGGAAATCATTTATCCAATCATCCAAAGCTGAATAAAAGGTTACATAatgttgcctatttataggcaattaaATAATAACCTATCTAAAGATAACAACTAATCAAAATACGATTATAATCTTTAAAAGCAAATATAACTCTATCTAATccctaaatcaaataaaattctattatcTAAATAACTATGATAAATCAAAATAGAACAAGATAAAACCtaatctaaatcttatttttaaaatcaaaatagaaaagtaTCGCTGTCATTCTCCCTGGTTGGGAGAAAAACTAGTCCTTGAGTTGAATCTAGACTTGTGCCATTAGTAGTTGAGTATTGTTGTCATCATCAACTTACTTGAAGTAAGATAAACTTGTGTTTCCATGGCTTGATGGCTTAGTGATGACGATTGTGATTCTTAGCCATTGCTATGGTGATGGTGGCTTTCATGGACTCTGCATGGCAGTTGATGAAGGAATGTTGTTGTGCGGCCATTGCAGAAAGTAGGGAAGAAACAGGAtagattaagaagaagaagaagaagcaggaagaagagaacagagagagagagacagagaaacTCAAGAAAGGGGAAACCATATTATTCAATCATCTAAAGCAGAATAAAAGGTTATATTATGTtgactatttataggcaattaaaatataacttaTCTAAAGATAACAACTgatcaaaatatgattataatctTTAAAATTGTCAAAAGACCAGGAAAAACTTCCAATCTTTTCAACATAGCAAAACCgaacacaacatatatacagAGAGGTTGCCAAGTTTAGGATATCTCCCAAGTTGGATACCTTCCTAAGTTAGCCTAAATGAGTTAGGCAACTCTCTAACTTAGCAATCTTCCTTAAACAAATTAGGAAGCTGCTTAAAATAAAAGATTCTAATCTACAATTTacaatcaaataaaagattacaatttacaatcaatcaaccaagaaaaggaaataatataaccaagaaaaggaaataatatcAGGACAAATCAACTCATTTGCTAACCCTCTCCCTCAAGATGGAGAGTGTATGTCATACATTCCCATCTTGCTGAGGATCTTGTGAAAAACACCACCCGATAAGCCTTTGGTAAAGACATCAGCAAGCTGTCCACCAGTAGCAATGAAAGGAGTACAAATTAAGCCATTGTCAAGCTTCTCTTTAATGAAGTGTCGATCCACCTCAACATGTTTAGTCCTATCATGTTGAACCGAGTTGTGAGCAATGTTAATGGCcgatttgttgtcacaatataatCTCATAGGAGCTGTCCACCGAATCCGTAAGTCATCTAAAATAATCTTGAGCCATAATAACTCACAAATTCCCAATGCCATAGATCGAAACTCAGCTTCAGCACTAGACcttgccaccacattttgtttcttactacGCCAAGTAACAAGATTGCCACCTAGAAATGTGCAATAACCGGAGGTGGACCGCCTATCAACAAGGGAACCAGCATAGTCGGCATCCGTATAGGCTTCCAAAGACATAGGGCCACCCGTCTTAAATAAAATACCTTTACCAGGAGCACTCTTAAGGTAATGAAGAATACAATGCACAACTTTAAGATGACCCTCCTTTGGactatgcataaattgacttactacTCCCACAGCATATGCAATATCCGGCCGAGTATGAGAGAGATAGATTAGCCTTCCTACTAACCGTTGGTAAGACTCTTTATCAACAGCACCTCCCTCCATGTCTTCACCAATTTGATGATTTTGCTCAATTGGAGTATCAAGAACCCTGCAGCCTAGCATACCGGTTTCTTGCAAGAGATCTAACACatatttatgttgagaaatgaaaatacCTTTCTTAGACCTAGCCACttcaatgcccaaaaaatactttAGGTTCCCAAGCTCCTTTATTTCAAATTCCTGAGTCAAACACTCCTTCAAGGCTACAATTCCATCTTGATCATCACTTGTcacaattatatcatccacatacactagCAAAGCAGTTAGTTTACCAGTTGGAGAGTGGTGGATAAACAATGTGTGATCCCCTTGACTTTGCTTATAGCCCAAACCCAACATTACTTTGGcaaatctcccaaaccaagctCTTGGTGACTGTTTCAATCCATAGAAAGCTTTGTTCAAGCGGCATGCTAAGTTTTTTCCTTGATTAGGAAACCCAAATCCAGGAGGAacctccatataaatctcttcctctaagtcaccatgtaaaaatgcatttttaacatcataTTGATACAAAGGCCAGTTTAAAGTGGCTGCCAATGATAATAGAACCCGAACAGTGTTCATTTTGGCCACCGGAGCAAATGTTTCAAGATAATCCACGCCATATGTTTGGGTATAACCTTTGGCCACCAGCCTAGCTTTGTACCTTTCTAGAGAGCCATCTGATTTGTATTTGACAGTGAAAACCCATCTACATCCCACTGGTTTCTTGCCTTTAGGAAGTTCTACTAGATTCCAAGTATGGTTCTTTTCAAGAGCATTCATCTCAACTCTCATGGCTTCCTTCCAATTCTCACTGCTTAAAGCTTCAGATAGGTTTTTTGGAATTGGTATGGAAGAGACATTGGTTAAGAAGGCCTTGTAAACTGGGGACAGATTAGAATAACTGAGAAACAAGTGTAATGGATGCTGGGTGCAGGCTTGGGTTCCCTTCCTTAGGGCAATTGGGACATCTAGATCATCTAAATTGAGTGTAGATGGCTGATGGTCAACTGGAAGAGATGCTGGTGAAGTAGGTTTAGCTTCAGGAGAAGATGGAATAGAATTCTGGTGGGAGTCAGATGTTGGACTGCACTGATCAGCACTTAAGTTAGATAATTCAGCATGCTTAGATGGAAGTTCTGGGGCTCTTTTTCTTGTATACACTTTCAGTGGTTTAGGATGTGACTGAATAGTTTCTCTTACATCAGTATTAGCACAATCCTGAGGATTAGGACAAGCTGAAAGAGTGGAGGAACATCTAGGACAAGTCGAAGAGGAACATGGAAGAGTAGGAAGATATAACTCCTTTGCATTTCCACCTAAGAAATCAGTCTCCCCATGAGTGTAGAAATTCTGGAAATATGACTGATCTTCCACAAATTTAACATCAGCTGAGACAAAGAATTTTTTGGATGGAGGATGGAAACATTTATaacccttttgagtaggagaatagccaaCAAAGACACATTTGAAGGCCCTAGGATCCAATTTTCCCCTATGAGGAGAATGGTTATGAATAAAAACTAAGCTGCCAAACACTTTAGGACACAAATCTGTGGGAACAAAGTTTGGAAATCCTTGAGTAAGAAGCTAAATTGGACTTTTGAGACCAAGGTTTCTTGAAGGAAGCCTATTGATAAGATAAGCTGCAGTTAGAACAGCCTCTCCCCAATAGTGTTTAGGCACATTATTATGAAACAACAATGCTCTTGTAACGATTAATAAGtgaccattcttcctctcagctagcccattttgctgaggagtATAAACATATGATGATTTATGGATCACACCTCTCTCTTGAAAGAAATGGGAGagagtttgattgaaaaaatccttGGCATTGTCAGTTCTCACTCTTTTAATTTCAAcaccaaattggtttttaatcatggtgtagaaattttgaaaaatagaacAAACATCTGATTTGTTTTTAAGAAGGTATAACCACATTACACGGgtacaatcatcaacaaataacaCAAACCACCTTGCACCCGAAATGTTAGGGATAGGAGAAGGACCCCATATGTcactataaattaaattgaaaggaAGAACACTTCGAGTATTATTAAGAGGAAATGAAGCTCTTTTATGCTTAGCAAATTGACAAATATCACATTGAAATTCCCTACTATCTAATCCCTTGAACAAAGAGGGATACATAGATTGAAGAACCACAAATGATGGATGCCCTAAGCGAAAATGATGAAGCCATAGGGTATCCTTATTGGATTTAGCTAAAAAAGACATAGGAGGAACATATTTCAGTTTACTAAATCCTTCAAGATAGTATAGCCCCTCTTTCACCTTAGCAtgcccaatcatcttcctcgagttcctttcctgaaattcacaagaGGTTTGAGAGAAGATAGCAAGGCAA
The sequence above is a segment of the Diospyros lotus cultivar Yz01 chromosome 7, ASM1463336v1, whole genome shotgun sequence genome. Coding sequences within it:
- the LOC127806339 gene encoding syntaxin-81 produces the protein MARIRDRTEDFKDAIHRTALSMGYNESKLAAVLASFIMHKPRQRSSFTITALKTLESIRALEQFLIKHKKDYVDLHRTTEQERDSIEHEVAVFVKVCKEQIDILKNSINNEESNSRGWLGIKGDHSNADTIAHKHGVVLILSEKLHSVTSQFDQLRAIRFQETINRATPRRKLKRTPASHSVNNHDSNNIELKQTDNQELREPAEVQTDPIRVQQQFLDDETRALQVELTSLLDAAQETETKMVEMSALNHLMSTHVLQQAQQIELLYEQAIEATKNVELGNNELAQAIRRNSGSRTFLLLFLFVLTFSILFLDWYN